TCCGCGCTGGCCGGAGCTGGTGTATCCGCATGCGTCGGCCATCGATACGCCGCTGCCGCGCCCGCCCGAGGTGGTGGAGGCCTCGCTGGAATCCGCCGCGCCCTGGGTCGATGTACCCAGGGGCAAGGGCCACGTGCGCTGCGACACCTGGCCGGAGGAGTCGCTGGCCGACTGGCACAAGCGCCATCGCTTGTCCTGCTGACAGCGCGCATCCCCGACTCCCTGGCGCGGCATCTCTGCCGGCCAGTGGCCTTAGGCCGGCAGGAAGCCCTCCACCGTCAGGTAGCGTTCGCCGGTGTCGTAGTTGAAGCCCAGCACGCGCGCATTGGCCGGCAGCTCCGGCAGCTTCTGCGCGATCGCGGCCAGCGTCGCGCCGGACGAGATGCCAACCAGGATGCCTTCTTCGCGCGCGCAGCGGCGGGCCATCTCGCGCGCGGGTTCGGCATCGACCTGGATCACGCCGTCGAGCAGCTCGGTGTCGAGGTTCTTCGGGATAAAGCCCGCGCCGATGCCCTGGATCGGGTGCGGTGCCGGCGCGCCGCCGGAGATCACCGGCGAGGCCACCGGCTCGACGCCGAAGACCTTGAGCTGCGGCCACTTGTCCTTCAGCGCCCGGGCGCAGCCGGTCAGGTGGCCGCCGGTGCCGACGCCGGTGATCAGCACGTCGAGCCCTTCGGGGAAGTCGTTCAGGATTTCCTGCGCGGTGGTGCGCGCATGCACGTCGACGTTGGCGGGGTTCTCGAACTGCTGCGGCATCCAGGCGCCGGGCGTGGCGGCAACCAGTTCCTCGGCGCGTGCGATCGCGCCCTTCATGCCCTTCTCGCGCGGGGTCAGGTCGAAGGCGGCGCCATAGGCCAGCATCAGCCGGCGGCGCTCGATCGACATGCTGTCCGGCATCACCAGCACCAGCTTGTAGCCCTTGACCGCGGCCACCATCGCCAGGCCGATGCCGGTGTTGCCGGAGGTCGGCTCGATGATGGTGCCGCCCGGCTTCAGCACGCCGCGGCGCTCGGCGTCCTCGACCATCGACAGCGCGATGCGGTCCTTGATCGAGGCACCCGGATTGCTGCGCTCGGACTTGATCCAGACTTCGTGCCCGCTGCCGAACAGGCGGTTGATGCGGATATGCGGGGTGTTGCCGATCGTCTGCAGGATGTTCTGGACCTTCATCGTGTTCTCCTTGGCGGGCGCGGCGCGGCAGGGCCCTGGCGGGCAACGGCGTCGCTGGATCGAAATGACCGGAAGATTTTAGTGCAAAGCGGCCAGCGCGCCCGTGGCGTATGATGATGCCCCGCTGCGCTTGCCGCTTTCGCGCTTGCGGTGTTCCGCCCCTGCGCGTTCACGCCCCACCTTTGCCCCTGCATTGCCCCCGCCGATGCCTGACCATTCCCTGCTGTCCTCGCTCCTGATCTTTGCCCTTGGCGGTGTGCTGGGTGCGGTGGGCGGGCTGTTCGGCATCGGCGGCGGGCTGATCGCGATCCCCGCATTGGGCCTGATCTACGGCATGGACCAGCAGCTGGCACAGGGCACCGCGCTGGTGATGATCGCGCCCAATGTGCTGATCGGCTTCTGGCAGTACCGCAGGCGCGCGGATATTGCCCTGCGTACCGCGCTGGTGCTGGGCCTGTCGGCGGTGCTGGCCACCTGGCTGTCGGCGCGCGCGGCCACCGCGATGGACGCGCAGGCGCTGCGGCGCGTCTTCGCGGTCTTCATGATCGGGCTGGCGCTGTACTTCCTGTGGCGGCTGCTGCCGGGACGCGCGGCCACCGTGCAGCAGGCACGCGTGTCGCCGCGCTGGCTGCCGCTGGTGGGCGTGGTCGGCGGCGTCTTTTCCGGCTTCTTCAGCGTGGGCGGCGGCGTGGTCGCGGCGCCGGCGCTGGTGGGGCTGTTCGGGCTGCGCCAGGCCGCGGCGCAAGGGCTGGCGCTGGCGCTGGTGACACCAGGAGCCGTGGTGGCACTGGGCACGTATGCCCACGCCGGGCATGTCGACTGGGCCAGCGGCATTCCGCTGTCGCTGGGCGGCATGCTGACGATCTCATGGGGCGTGGCGCTGGCGCACCGGATGCCCGAGCGGCGCCTGCGCGCGCTGTTTGCCGTGTGCCTGATCGCCACGGCCATCGTGATGCTGGTGCGCGGCTGAGAACGCCTTGCGGCGCGGCTATCTGCGGAACACCAGGCTGAAGTTGTTCGCCGGCATCGGCACCGGCTCGTCGCAGCGCAATCCCTGCGCGGCGCCCAGCGCGACCACGTCTTCCATGTCGCGCACACCCCAGTCGGCGTCGGTGGCGCGCAGCTGTGCGTCGAAGGCGGCATTGCTCGGCGCGGTATGCGCGCCGCCGCGGCGATAGGGGCCATACAGGTAGAGCACGCCGCCGGGCTTCAGCAGCTTTCCGGCGCCGGCGAACAGCGCCTCGGCCGCGGCCCACGGCGAGATATGGAGCATGTTGATGCAGACCATCGCGTCGGCGGCAGCGATGCCCCAGGGCTGGCGGCACACGTCAAGGTCCAGCGGCGCGCGCACGTTGGTCAACCCCGCATGCGCGGTCCATGCGGCAATCGATTCGCGCGCGGCACGGTCGGGATCGCTCGGCTGCCAGGTCAGGCCAGGAAACGCCGCGGCAAAGTGCGCCGCGTGCTGGCCGGTGCCGCTGGCGATTTCCAGCACCGTGCCGCTGGCGGGCAGCACATTGCGCAGCACCGCGAGGATGGGCTCGCGATTGCGCTCGGTGGCGGGCGCCATGCGGCGCGCGTCGGGGTCGTGGGTCTGGTCGGTCATGGCGACTGGCTCGTTTGCCGGGGGAACGGCTAGCGTAGCAGAGTCTGCGCGGAGCCGGGATGCACCGGCGGCGGCGCAGCGCCGCCGCCTTCATGCCACGGCGACCCGTGCCGTCAGGCCTTCGCCAGCTTCACGCCCGTCGGGTCGCCGGTCAGGTACCCCACCGCCGCACCGAAGCGGTCCTTGTAATTGGCACGCACCAGCGGGTCGAGCGTGGGCTTGACCATGTCGTGCAGCGGCGATTCCCAGTCGCCCACGTGCTGGAAGTTGCTCATCACGTAGGTCCAGCCGTTGATCTCGTCCACCGCATGCAGCCCGGTCGATTCGGCGCCGGCCGGGCACGACAGCACGCGGCTGAGCACCTTGGTATCGACGTTGTAGGCCCACAGGAAGTTGTTGACGTGGGTGTTGCTGTCCTCGCCGACAAACAGCGTGCGCAGCTTCTCCGAGAACTTGAGGTTGTCGGGCGTGGCGACCTTGTCCGGGTTGGCGAAGTTGCCGAGCGCATCCTGCTGCTTCAGCTTGCCGCCGCCGAAATCTTCGCTGACCAGCGCCGGCACCGCGGCCATGTCGACCGGCACCCATTCGCTGTCGATGGCGTTGCCGCTCTTGTCGGTCTGGCCGCCTTTCAGGTTCAGCTCATAGACGGCGCCGGAGTACGGGCCTTCGACCTGGATGTCGCCCTGGTTGGCGGCATTGCCGGCGAGCATGCTCGACTCGATGCGCGACATCGCGGAGTAGGCCTTCTTGTCCTTGATGTTGACCGTGGTGCCTTCCATCTTGGTAAAGCCCAGGCTGCCGCCGACCAGCGCGGCGTAGCGGTGGGTTTCCAGGTAGGCCGCGGCCTTTTCCATGCCCGGCACCAGCTTGATCCAGTTGGCCTTGCCGTTGTACAGGATGCGGGTGTAGCTGCTGTCGTTCGGGTCGGCGGTCTGCACGTCCATGATGTCGGCCAGGCGGATGCCGCCATCGACGAGCGCGCGGATCTCGGCGCTGGTGGCGCTGCCCAGCCTGATCCACGACAGCGTGGCGCTGCCCGGGCCAACGCCCGAGGTCTGCTGCCACTTGCCCACGTACAGCGAGCCGCTGGAGAGGTCGCGCGCCTGGTCGGCGATAAACATGAACAGCCCGCCGTTGGTGGCATCGTCGCCCATCAGCACGGTGCGCTCGTCGGGCATGACCTGCACCAGTTCGTGCGAGATGCGGCCGAGGCAGTAGTGCTTCCTGATGGTGCCGGTGCCGTCGGGGTTGACCGTCACTTCGGGCAGGTGGCCGTAGTGGTAGGCGTTGGCCCGGGTGGAGTCGCCATACAGGTTCTGGCTGTAGCCCTGCAGCTGCGTGACAGCGGCGGCGTCCATCAGGTCGGTCTCGTACTCTTCGCTCGACAGGTGGGTGTTCCACGGCGACAGGCTCGCGCCGCAGGTGATCCACAGGCCGTTGACGCCGGAGGTATCGACGTTGTGGTACTTCACCGGGGTCAGCTTGCCGGTGGCCGGGTCCTGGTCCAGCGTCACGACCGCGATCGGCGACGGCAGCAGGCCGTACATGCTGGCGTTGTTCTGGTTGCGCGTGGTGTACTCGAACTGCACCACCGCGAACACGGTATTGCCCTTGACGCCGGGCACGGTGGGGTTGGCCAGCGTCAGCAGCGAGCTGCCGTCCGGCGCGTCGGAGAAGAACTGGCGTTCCTTGCCGGCCACGGAGTTGTCCAAAATCGGCTGGTTGTTGATGTCGTAGTAGCCGCCGGCCACGATGGTGCCGCCCTTGCCGTCCGGCAGCGTGTCGCCGGTGACGAAGAACGGCTGGTAGGCAAGCTTGCAGGTGGTGCTGCTGCCGTCGCTGAACGACACCTTCAGGCTCGAACCGACGGTGGTGGTCGCCATCGCGGCGGGCTCCGCCAGCGTGGGCGCGTTCATGGGGATGAACTCGGCCGTGGTGAAGGTGGCGCCGGGCGCCGGGGCGGGTGCAGGCGCTGCCACGGCATCGTCGCCGCCGCCGCAGCCGGCCAGCAGGCCGGCGGAAGCCAGGCCAAGCGGAAGCATTGGCGCGCCCGCCAGCAGTTTCAGGGCCTTGCGGCGGCCGGCATCGGGTTGTTGTTGCATGGTTTTATCCGGGGAAAGGGATGGATCTGGTTTTTTTGACGGCTTGATCGCGCCGGCACCACACGGGCGGCCGGGCACCTGTTGGCACAGGCGGGCGGCGGGCGGCATTGCGCCCGACCGCTGCAGATCGTAGGGCGCGTTTGTGACAGCGAGTTGACGATGCAACACTTGAGGCGGAAGCACGGCCGGTGGGTGGATAATCCGCTGCGGTACACTTGCGGGTCCTGTCCGTGACCGCACCGCGCAGCTTTTTCCAGCTTTTTCCGCCCCTTTCCGCCAATTTCCGCCCCTTTCCGCACCTCCCGCTTGCCGACCTACACGCTAGCCCACCCCGTCCAGGCCGAAATCGAAATCCGCAAGAGCCGTTTCCTGGCCCTGGCCTTGCCGGTGGCCGACCGCGACGCGGCCATGGCCGCGCTGCAGGCGCTGCGCGCGGAACACCCCACCGCTACCCATGTGTGCTGGGCGTTGCTCGCCGGCGGCGCGTCGGGCATGTCCGACGACGGCGAACCTTCGGGCACCGCCGGCCGGCCGATCCTGGAAGTGCTGCGCCACCATGACCTCGACGGCGTGCTGGCCGCGGTGGTGCGCTACTACGGCGGCGTCAAGCTGGGCGCCGGCGGGTTGGTGCGCGCTTACACCGATGCCATCGCCGCCGCACTGAAATCGGCCGAGCGCATCGAGCGCATCGCCTACGCCACGCTGGCGATATCGGTCGACTATGCCGACGAGCCACGCGTGCGCCGCTGGATCGAGCAGGCCGCCCAGCAGGGCTGCACGCTGGCCGATACCGCCTACGGGGCGCTGGCAACGCTGGTGCTGCGCCTGCCTGCCACGCAAGTGGATGCGGCACGCGATGCCCTGCGCGACGCCACCCATGGGCGCGCGCAGTTTCCGCAGGCACAGGAAGATTCCGATGGCTGAGCACGACGCGCCCGTGGCCGACAACGATGGCGAATTCACCGCGCAGGTACTGCCGGGCGGCCAGACCTTTGCCGCCTCGCCCGAGCTGAGCCTGCTGGAAGCCGCGTTGCTCGACGGCGTGCCGCTGCCCAACTCCTGCCGCAACGGCACCTGCCGGGCCTGTGCCAGCCGGCTGCATGCCGGATCGGTCCGCTACCGGATCGAATGGCCCGGGCTGAGCCTGGATGAGAAAGAGGAAGGGCTGATCCTGCCGTGCGTGGCTTGTGCGGTCAGCGATGTGGTGATTGAGCCGGTGTCGCTGGGGTGACGCCGGGGTGTCGCTGGGCTGACGCTTCTCACCCCCCAACCGCCAGGAAAAACCGCAGCGCCAGCTTCAGGCCGTCCGGACCTGCCGGATCCGAGAACGCATGTCCGCCTGCCCCGCCACTCCAGGCGTGGCCCAGTCCTTCGACCCGCACCAGCCGCAGGTAGGGCGCCTTGCCCTCGGTCCAGTCGAATACATCGACCGCACGCCGCATGCCGCGCTGGATGCGCCGCGCCGGCACCGCAGCGAGCGGATGCGCGCCTTCGGGCTGCAGCTGCATCCACAGCGCCGCCGCCGCGGTGGCGTTGCTGACATCGACCATGGCGTCGGCATCGCCATGCAGCAGCAACAGCGGCGGCGGGCGCCGGCCGGCAAGGCCCAGGCGCAGCGCGTGGACGGCCCGGGCATCGGGCCCGCGCTGGCCGCGCATCGCCCGTGCCGCCTGCGTGGCATTGGTGGCGCTCCATGGCACCGCGCCGGAATGCGAGCCGACCGCTGCGAAGCGCGCGGGATAGCGCAGGCCGAGCGTCAACGCCATCGCCCCGCCCGCTGACAGCCCGAGCACACTGACGCGGTCAGCGGCCACCGGATGCGTGCGGCATGCCTGCTCGACCAGCGCCATCAGCAGGCCCGCTTCCACTGCGCCCTGCCCGGCGGGCTTGAACCAGTTCCAGCAGCGCTGCCCGTTCGCCTGCGAGCTCTGCTCGGGCAGCAGCACCACCCAGCCCGCTTCGCGCGCCACGGCGGCGGCACGCGTGACCGCGGCGAAGCTGGCGGTGTCCTGCCCGCAGCCATGCAGCAACACCAGCATCGGCGCGCGGCGCCTGCCATTGGCGCCCGCCGGCACGAACATGCGATAGCGCCGCGGCGCGAGCGGGCCGGCGCCCCAGCTGCCCTCCTCCCAGCGCCCGCTGCCGCGGCTGCGCGGCGGTTCGGCCGGCGACACCACGCCGGACAGCGCGCGCTGCGTGGCCGCGGTGACTGCAGCGGATTGCTTCACCGCGTTGCGCACGATGGCCTCGGTCATCGGCCTGGTGATATTGCGGTTGACCGCGCGCTGCATGCGGCGGGCATTGCGCGTGGCGGCCTTGTTCAGCGTGGACCAGAGCTTTGCACCGGAAGAGCGGGGCATGCGGCGTCCTGTCGGCGTGGGTAACCCGTGCATCATATGCCGAGTCGCGTGCATGGCATGGCGCACAGCTTCGGCATTGCATGCAACGCGATTCCGATCACTGCCTACAATGCAAGGGCCGTGTCGCGCCGAGGCACGGACAGGAGGCGAGCATGATCGATGCAACGAGCCAGTTCAGGCCTTTGGATCCGGGCCGCATTAACCTGATGGATCCGCTTGAAGTGCAGTACTGGTGCCGCGAGCTTCGCTGCAGCGAGCAGGATCTCGAAGCGGCCGTCGATGCCGCCGGCGACCATATCGCCGCGGTGCGGGACCAGCTGGAGTCAAGCCAGCCCGGCACCCCGCCGCACTGAAGCGCAGGCACGGCCGGATCTTCCGGCCGTGCCTGTCATGATGTCTGCCACGTCCCCGCAATAAGCGCGGTGCAGACCGGAATTCAGTAATGCTGTGTTCGCGTAGGATGAGTTTTGCTGCATGATTTCGGGCCCGGGCCAGGCCTGGCGGCAGACCGCGCCGGCCCGGGAGATCCGAAACCATGGGGGTCACCTACACGAGGACGCATCGACATGACCATCAAGCTGCCGGCCATCACCATTTGCGCAGCGATGCTCGCCCCTGCCGCCTGGGCAGGCAACGACACCCACTGGAGCTACGCCGGACCGACCGGCGCCGGCCATTGGGGCGAGCTCGACGCCGGCTACAAGACCTGCACGCTGGGCAAGCACCAGTCGCCCATCGATATCCGTACCGACAAGACGGTGAGCGCGGACCTGAAGCCGATCGGCTTTGGCTACACCGCGACGCAGGCAACCGTGGTCAACAACGGCCATACCGTCCAGGTCAACCTGCCCGCGGGCGGTCAGGCCGAGTTCGACGGCGCGGCGTACAAGCTGGTGCAGTTCCACTTCCACACGCCAAGCGAGGAGAAGATCAACGGCAAGGCGTATCCGCTGGTGGCGCACCTGGTGCACCAGGACGCCGCAGGCAAGCTGGCGGTGGTGGCGGTGCTGTTCAAGACCGGGCGCGAGAATGCGGCGTTGCAGCCGGTCTTTGCCAGCCTGCCGGCCAAGACCGGTGAATCGCGCCAACTGAATGCGCCGATCGACGTAACGGCGCTGCTGCCCGCACAGCAATCCTACTGGGCGTTCACCGGCTCGCTGACCACGCCGCCCTGCAGCGAGGATGTGAAGTGGCAGGTGTTGAAGACGCCGGTGGAGATTTCGGCGGCGCAACTGGCTGCGTTCCGCAAGCTCTACCGGATGAATGCGCGGCCGGTGCAGCCGTTGAACGGGCGGGTGGTGCAGGCGGGACGGTGAGTTTCATGCGCTTACCAATGACCTTTGCTTAGCCGATTGGTGCTCCCTCTCCCGCTTGCGGGAGAGGGTTGGGGTGAGGGCGGGGGTGTCAACGAAGTAAAGCGCGTCGGTATGCCAGCGCCTGCCCTCTCCCCCTGCCCCTCTCCCGCAGGCGGGAGAGGGGAGCAAACCGGCGGTCTTCAAGGGCAATGTCACGAAAGCCCGCGCATCGCCAGCTCGCCGCCCAGCACCAGCAGCCCGCAGAAGAACACCTTGCGGAAGCGCTCCGCACTGATGCGATGGCGCAGCCATTGCCCGATGAACATGCCGCCGAGCGCAGGCACCAGCGCCAGCAACGAAGCCCCCAGCACCGGCGTGTGCAGCAACGATCCGCCCAGCGCCAGGCTGACCGCCAGCGCAATGGTCGAGATCGTGAAGGACAGCCCCAGCGCCTGCACCAGGCTTTCCTTTTCGAGCCCCAGCCCTTGCAGGTAAGGCACGGCGGGAATCACGAACACGCCGGTCACCGCGGTGATCGCGCCGGTCACCAGCCCGACTACCGGCCCGAGCCAGGCCTCTGCCGCCGGCGGCACGTGCAACTTCACCGCAGCCAGCCCGACCATCGCATACAGCACCAGCGCCACGCCAAGCGCCGAGGTGGCATGGGTCATCATCCCGGCCGGCACCAGCGCCGCGCACAGCCACGTGCCGGCGCAGATCGCCGCCAGCATCGGCCACAGCCGAAGTACCAGTTGGCCGAAACGCGGACCACTGACCAGCTGCACCAGGTTGGTCACCATCGACGGCGCCACCAGCAGCGCCGCGGCCTGCGCCGGCGGCATCACGAGCCCGAGCAGTCCCACCGCGACGGTGGGCAGGCCCAGGCCGACCACGCCTTTGACAAAGCCCGCCAGCAGGAAAGTCAGGCCGATGAAGGCGGCCTGCGTCCCGATTGCTTCCATCGTCATCGCTGGCGCCTTCAGCCGGGCTTGCGGTCGTGGGCCGCGCGGCTGTCGGCGGGGGCTTCGTCGCGCGCGTGCATGCCGTAGTCGCGCAGCACCTGCGCCACGCGCAGCCGGTAGTCGGCGAACACGCCGCCGCGGCCGGCGGCCTGTGCCTCGCGGTGCGCCACGGTATTGCGCCAGGCAGTCACCGCGGCCTCGTCGCGGAAGAAGGACAGCGACAGTATCTTGCCGGGGTTGGCCAGGCTCTGGAAACGCTCGACCGAGATAAAGCCGTCGATGGTCTCCAGTTCGCGGCGCAGCGTTGCCGCGATGTCGAGATAGGCGTCGCGGCGGCCCGGTGCGGGCTCGACTTCGAAGAGGATGGCGATCATGGGGGCTCCTTGTGCTGCCGCCAGTGTGCCGCGTGCACAGGAGAAACGCTTCACGGCGGCGTGAAAGATGGATTGCTGGCGTGGCGGTCCACAGTTGCCGGCTCATCGCCATCCTGCGCCAACTCCGCCACCGGCTCATCACTCCTGTGCGCCAGCCGGTACAGCACCGGCAACACCAGCAGCGTCAGCGCCGTCGACGACAGGATGCCGCCGATCACCACCGTGGCCAGCGGGCGCTGCACTTCGGCGCCCGTGCCGGTGGCCAGCGCCATCGGCACGAAGCCCAGCGACGCCACCAGCGCGGTCATCAGCACGGGCCGCAGCCGCGTCAGCGCGCCATCCCGGATCGCCTGGTCCAGCCCCATGCCCTCTTCGCGCAGCGAGCGGATAAACGACAGCATCACCAGCCCGTTCAGCACCGCCACGCCGCACAGCGCGATAAAGCCCACCGCTGCCGAGATCGACAGCGGAATGCCGCGCAGCCACAGCGCAAGGATGCCGCCGGTCAGCGCGAACGGGATGCCGGTGAAAACCAGCAGCCCGTCCTTGACGTTGCCGAACATGGCGAACAGCAGCACGAACACCAGCCCCAGTGCCAGCGGCACCACCACGCGCAGCCTTGCGGTCGCGGACTGCAGCTGCTCGAAGGTGCCGCCCCAGCTGGTCCAGTAGCCGGCGGGGATGCGCACGCGCTCGCGGATGGCGGCCTCCGCCTCGGGCACGAAGCTGCCGATATCGCGGCCGCGCACGTTGGCGCTGACCACGATGCGGCGCTTGCCGTTCTCGCGCGAGACCTGGTTGGGGCCGGGCGCGATCTCCACGGTGGCGACTTCGCTGAGCGGGATATAGCTGGTGCGCGCGCCGGCAGAGGTGTCCTTCGGCAGCGCCACCGGCAGGCGCCGCAGCGCTTCCACGTCTTCGCGCACGGCTTCCGGCAGGCGCACGACGATGTCGAAGCGCCGGTCGCCGCTGAAGAAGGTGCCCGACACCTTGCCGCCGATGCCGATCGCCACGGCCTCCTGGATATCGCTCAGGTTGAGGCCGTAGCGCGCGGCCTTGTCGCGGTCGATATTGACGCTCAGCATCGGCAGCCCGGTGGTCTGCTCGACCTTGACCTCGGCCGCGCCCGCAATGCCCTGCAGCACCGCGGCGATGCGGTTGGCGGTGTCCTCCAGCACGGCGTTGTCGTCACCGAACACCTTGACCGCGACGTCGGAACGCACGCCCGAGATCAGCTCGTTGAAGCGCAGCTGGATCGGCTGCGAGAACTCGTAGTTGTTGCCGGGCAGCTTGCCGACCTCCGCGCGGATCGCGGCGATCAGCTCGTCGCGCGTGCGGCGCGGCGCGGGCCATTCGGACTGCGGCTTGAGCATGATGTAGCCGTCCGAGATATTCGGCGGCATCGGGTCCGAGGCGATCTCGGCGGTGCCGGTGCGCGCGAACACGCGCTGGATCTCCGGGAATTTCGCCTTCAGCGTGGTCTCTATCTGTTGCTGCATCGCCACCGACTGCGTCAGGCTGGTGCCGGGAATGCGCAGCGCCTGGATGGCGAGGTCGCCCTCGTTGAGGTTGGGCACGAACTCGCTGCCCAGGCGCGTGGCAATTGCCAGGGACAGCGCCACCGCGACGCCGGCCAGTGCCAGCACCACCGGCGTCGCCGACAGCGAGCGGTCAAGCAGCACGGCATAGCGGCGCCGCGCCCATGCCATCAGCCGGTTCTCGCGCTCGGCCACGCGATTGCCGATCGCCAGCGCCACCGCCGCGGGAACGAAGGTCACCGACAGCACCATCGCCCCCAGCAGCGCCAGCACTACGGTGATCGCCATCGGGTGGAACATCTTGCCCTCGACGCCGGTCAGCGCAAAGATCGGCAGGTACACCACCATGATGATGAGCTGGCCGTACAGCAGCGGCCGGCGCGCCTCGCGCGCGGCGGCAAAGACCTCGTGCAGGCGTTCGGTGCGCGTCAGCGCGCGGCCATGGCGTTGCTGCGCATGCGCCAGGCGCCGCACGCAGTTCTCGACGATCACCACCGCGCCGTCGACGATGATGCCGAAGTCCAGCGCCCCCAGGCTCATCAGGTTGGCGCTGGTGCGCGTGTGGACCATGCCGGTGAAGGTGAACAGCATCGACAGCGGGATCACCAGCGCGGTGATCAGCGCCGCGCGCAGGTTGCCGAGGAACAGGAACAGGATGGCGATCACCAGCACCGCGCCTTCCAGCAGGTTCTTCTTCACCGTGGCGATGGCCTTGTCGACCAGCGTGGTGCGGTCGTACACGGTGATCGCTTTCACGCCGGCCGGCAGCGTGCGGTTGATCTCCGCCATCTTGCGGTCGACCGCCTGCGACACCGTGCGGCTGTTCTCGCCGATCAGCATGAAGACCGTGCCCAACACCACCTCGCGGCCGTCCTCGGTGGCGGCGCCGGTGCGCAGCTCGCCGCCGGTCTGCACGCTGGCCAGGTCGCGCACGCGGATCGGCTGGCCCTGCGCGGTGCCGACGATGACGTCGCGGATATCGTCGAGCGAGCGCACCTGGCCCGGCACGCGCACCAGGTATTGCTCGCCGCGCCGCTCGATATAGCCGGCGCCGACGTTGTCGTTGTTCTTCTCCAGCGCGGCCACCACGTCGGCGAGCGACAGGCCGTACGATGCCATCCGCTCCAGGCTGGGCGCGACCACATAGGCGCGCGCATGGCCGCCGATGGCATTGACCTCGGTCACCCCCGGCACGTTGCGCAGCTGCGGGCGCACCACCCAGTCCTGGATCTCGCGCAGGTCGGACAGCGTGTACGGCGTGCCGTCCGGCTTGCGCGCGCCGGGCTCGGCTTCGACGGTCCACAGGTAGATCTCGCCAAGGCCGGTGGAAATCGGCCCCATCGCCGGCGTGATGCCGGGCGGCAGCCCGTCGCGCGCTTCCTGGATGCGCTGGTTGACCAGCTGCCGCGCGAAATGGATATCGGTGCCTTCGCGGAAGATCACCGTGACCTGCGACAGCCCGTAGCGCGACAGCGAGCGGGTCTGCTCCAGCCCCGGCAGGCCCGCCATCACGGTCTCGACCGGATAGGTGATGCGCTGCTCGGTCTCCAGCGGCGAATAGCCGGGCGCGGCGGTGTTGATCTGCACCTGCACGTTGGTGATGTCGGGCACGGCGTCGATCGGCAGCCGGGTGTAGTTGTACAGGCCCAGCGCGGCCATGCCGAGCACGGCCAGCAGCACCATCCAGCGCTGCTCGATGGCAAAGCGGATCAGGCGTTCGAACATGGCGCCTCCCGCTCAGTGCTCATGCCCGGCGCTGGCCTTGCCCAGCTCGGACTTGAGGATGAAGCTGTTGGCCGCGGCGTAGCGCGCGCCGGCCTGCAGGCCTTCGGTGATCTCGACCAGCTTGCCGCCGCTGCGGCCGGTCTTGACCGGCTGCACGGCAAACCCGCCCGGCACCGCGACGAACACGGCGCTGCTGCCATCGACCTGCTGCACGGCATCGGCTGCCACCGTGA
This genomic interval from Cupriavidus oxalaticus contains the following:
- a CDS encoding DUF3606 domain-containing protein, with the translated sequence MIDATSQFRPLDPGRINLMDPLEVQYWCRELRCSEQDLEAAVDAAGDHIAAVRDQLESSQPGTPPH
- the cysK gene encoding cysteine synthase A, which gives rise to MKVQNILQTIGNTPHIRINRLFGSGHEVWIKSERSNPGASIKDRIALSMVEDAERRGVLKPGGTIIEPTSGNTGIGLAMVAAVKGYKLVLVMPDSMSIERRRLMLAYGAAFDLTPREKGMKGAIARAEELVAATPGAWMPQQFENPANVDVHARTTAQEILNDFPEGLDVLITGVGTGGHLTGCARALKDKWPQLKVFGVEPVASPVISGGAPAPHPIQGIGAGFIPKNLDTELLDGVIQVDAEPAREMARRCAREEGILVGISSGATLAAIAQKLPELPANARVLGFNYDTGERYLTVEGFLPA
- a CDS encoding IMPACT family protein; translation: MPTYTLAHPVQAEIEIRKSRFLALALPVADRDAAMAALQALRAEHPTATHVCWALLAGGASGMSDDGEPSGTAGRPILEVLRHHDLDGVLAAVVRYYGGVKLGAGGLVRAYTDAIAAALKSAERIERIAYATLAISVDYADEPRVRRWIEQAAQQGCTLADTAYGALATLVLRLPATQVDAARDALRDATHGRAQFPQAQEDSDG
- a CDS encoding 2Fe-2S iron-sulfur cluster-binding protein, whose product is MAEHDAPVADNDGEFTAQVLPGGQTFAASPELSLLEAALLDGVPLPNSCRNGTCRACASRLHAGSVRYRIEWPGLSLDEKEEGLILPCVACAVSDVVIEPVSLG
- a CDS encoding sulfite exporter TauE/SafE family protein encodes the protein MPDHSLLSSLLIFALGGVLGAVGGLFGIGGGLIAIPALGLIYGMDQQLAQGTALVMIAPNVLIGFWQYRRRADIALRTALVLGLSAVLATWLSARAATAMDAQALRRVFAVFMIGLALYFLWRLLPGRAATVQQARVSPRWLPLVGVVGGVFSGFFSVGGGVVAAPALVGLFGLRQAAAQGLALALVTPGAVVALGTYAHAGHVDWASGIPLSLGGMLTISWGVALAHRMPERRLRALFAVCLIATAIVMLVRG
- a CDS encoding extracellular catalytic domain type 1 short-chain-length polyhydroxyalkanoate depolymerase, encoding MPRSSGAKLWSTLNKAATRNARRMQRAVNRNITRPMTEAIVRNAVKQSAAVTAATQRALSGVVSPAEPPRSRGSGRWEEGSWGAGPLAPRRYRMFVPAGANGRRRAPMLVLLHGCGQDTASFAAVTRAAAVAREAGWVVLLPEQSSQANGQRCWNWFKPAGQGAVEAGLLMALVEQACRTHPVAADRVSVLGLSAGGAMALTLGLRYPARFAAVGSHSGAVPWSATNATQAARAMRGQRGPDARAVHALRLGLAGRRPPPLLLLHGDADAMVDVSNATAAAALWMQLQPEGAHPLAAVPARRIQRGMRRAVDVFDWTEGKAPYLRLVRVEGLGHAWSGGAGGHAFSDPAGPDGLKLALRFFLAVGG
- a CDS encoding DUF938 domain-containing protein, producing the protein MTDQTHDPDARRMAPATERNREPILAVLRNVLPASGTVLEIASGTGQHAAHFAAAFPGLTWQPSDPDRAARESIAAWTAHAGLTNVRAPLDLDVCRQPWGIAAADAMVCINMLHISPWAAAEALFAGAGKLLKPGGVLYLYGPYRRGGAHTAPSNAAFDAQLRATDADWGVRDMEDVVALGAAQGLRCDEPVPMPANNFSLVFRR
- a CDS encoding PhoX family protein, which translates into the protein MQQQPDAGRRKALKLLAGAPMLPLGLASAGLLAGCGGGDDAVAAPAPAPAPGATFTTAEFIPMNAPTLAEPAAMATTTVGSSLKVSFSDGSSTTCKLAYQPFFVTGDTLPDGKGGTIVAGGYYDINNQPILDNSVAGKERQFFSDAPDGSSLLTLANPTVPGVKGNTVFAVVQFEYTTRNQNNASMYGLLPSPIAVVTLDQDPATGKLTPVKYHNVDTSGVNGLWITCGASLSPWNTHLSSEEYETDLMDAAAVTQLQGYSQNLYGDSTRANAYHYGHLPEVTVNPDGTGTIRKHYCLGRISHELVQVMPDERTVLMGDDATNGGLFMFIADQARDLSSGSLYVGKWQQTSGVGPGSATLSWIRLGSATSAEIRALVDGGIRLADIMDVQTADPNDSSYTRILYNGKANWIKLVPGMEKAAAYLETHRYAALVGGSLGFTKMEGTTVNIKDKKAYSAMSRIESSMLAGNAANQGDIQVEGPYSGAVYELNLKGGQTDKSGNAIDSEWVPVDMAAVPALVSEDFGGGKLKQQDALGNFANPDKVATPDNLKFSEKLRTLFVGEDSNTHVNNFLWAYNVDTKVLSRVLSCPAGAESTGLHAVDEINGWTYVMSNFQHVGDWESPLHDMVKPTLDPLVRANYKDRFGAAVGYLTGDPTGVKLAKA